A region of the Kribbella sp. NBC_01245 genome:
CGGAAACCGCCCACCTCCTCGACCGAATCCGCTAACCCCCGCTCGCGGTTGGGGTGCCTTCGCGGAAGGCTTGGGGGGAGATGCCGGTGAGTTTGCGGAATGTGCGGCTGAAGTAGGCGCGGTCGCGGAAGCCGACGCGTCGGGCGACTAGTTGGACGCTGTCGTTGGTGTTGCGGAGGCGTTCCTTTGCCTGCTGGATGCGTAGCCGGTTCAGGTAGAGCCAAGGGGACAGGCCGAGCTCTCGGTGGAAGACCCGGCTGAGGTAGTCCTCGCTCATCCCCGCCGCCTCGGCGACCTGACGTCGGCTGATCGGGTGGTGGAACCGCTGGTGCAGGTATGCCACCGCCTGACGGACTCGCGCCTTGCTGCCTTGGGCTGCCGTGTGTCCTGGCGCGAGCAGTCGTACGAGGAGGTCGGTCAGTTCCGCCTCGGAGAGGATGCCTTCGCCGATCAGGACGACGCGCGGATGAGGTTCGGCACGCAGTACGTCGCGTGACGTGATCGGGCCGCTGCTGAGCACCAACGCGGGCACTGGCGAACCCTCGTGCGCAAGGCGGTCCAGGACGTCGAAGGCGCTCATGTCGGGCAGAGTCTTCGTCAAGATCAACAGGCCCGGCAGATCCGGCCCTAGCGACGTCAGCGCCGTCGTACCGTCTGCCGCTGTCAGGACGGGATGTCCCGGCAGTACTTGCTCGACGATCCGTACGAACCTAGACCCGCAAGAGCCGTCTGCGACCACCACTGGTGCCGTGGCGCCGGCGGGACGGGCGGCCGCGAGTAACTCGGTCAAACCTCGGCTGCCCGCGTCGGGACGTCCGTAGACCAGAAACGGCGTACGGCGCAGTGACGGGTGGTCGTGGAGGTGGCGGACCAACGGCCAGTCCTCGGTACGAAGGCCGGCTAGGTCCAGCGCCACCGCTACCGGCCGGGTGAGGTCGCCGATCGCCTCGTTGTCCGTAGCCGTCCGCAGTCGCCGTACGTCGACACCGAGCCGCGTAGCGATTCCCGGAGCCTCAGCCGCCTCGCCCACGCTCAGCAGGGAGGACGTTGGACCGGTGACGCCGCGTCGGCCGCTCGGAGTCGGCAGCGGTAGGTCGACCTGGAAGGTGCCGCCGTCCGGGCCGGGTTCGAACCGCAACGAGCCGTCGTGCAAGGCGATCAACCGCTGCGCGATCGGCAGGGCGAACTCCGGCCCAGCACCGAACGAGTCGGGCGGCAGCCGGTATCCGCACACCACCCGCAGCTGGATCCGGAGCGAGGGCGGCAGTACGTCGACGGTCAGCGCCACCTTGCCGGCGAGGCGGTCCGTGCTGACCCGCAAGGCGATCAGGGCCTGCCGCAAGCGGTCGCGATCGGCCTGGATCAACGGCAACCTGGCCGGTACCGAATCGGCCCGCAGTAGTTGGCCGAAGACCTCGGAGAGTAGTTCGCCGGGGTCGAGCAGGGTGGGGGACAGGTCGACGGCGTCGATCTCGATCCGGGACAGGTCCAGCAGGTTGCCGATCACCCGGAGCTGGATCTCGGCGTCCGCGCGGATCCGGGCCAGGCCGTTCACCAGCTCGACGGGTGGTGCGTCCATCGCCGCGACGGAACGGCGGAGGGTGGCGAGCTGACGGAGTACGCCGACCACGGGTTCGCGTAGTACCTCGCCGACGCTGGCGAGCAAACCGCTCTTGGCCTGGTTCGCCTGTTCGGCCGAGTCGCGTGCGTCCAGGACGTCCTGGAACAGCCGAATCTCCATGAGCGTATGGCTGATCTGCTCGCCGAGTGCGCGATAGACGGCACCGTCTCGCGAACCGACCTCGAACAACCCGAAGCCCAGCAGCTCATCCCGGACGTAAAGCGGTTCGGCCACCATGCTGTACCGCCGGCCGGACGGCAGCACCTCGGCCAGGGAAACTGCTGCCCGAGACTCGAGCGACAGGTGCCAAGCCGGGATGCCGAGCTCGGGGAGATGCCGGTCGAGGACCTTCTCCAGTGCTGCCACGTCGACCGCTGACGACAAGGCATTTCCCAGCTCACGCAGTCGCCGGGCGGCCTGATCGGTCCGCCACCGCTCTGCCTCCAGGTGCCGATGGGCTGCCTCGGCAACGATCAACCTGGCCTGGCCGATCAGTCGCACCACCTCGGGGTCGCCGCGACCATGCAGACCCCCGATGGCCGCGGCCCAGGAGTCGAGCTGGTCCGGAGTGGTGGCCCAGGTTCGAACCAGGCGGTCGATTTCGATCAGGAACGCCGTACTGTCGCCGTCGATGGCCTGATCGAAAGCCGAGAGCAGGAACTCCCGAGGCAAGGGCGGCAACGCGTCGAGCCCACCGAGCTGAGCGTCCGGCTCGGCTACGAGGGAGCCGGGACAACCGCAGGACCGGCGGATCACCAAGTTCGACTGAGGTGGCGGCCGATCCGTCACGGGGATATCGCCCAGCCGCTGCAGCAGCGTTTCGACGGCCAGGTCGCCGAGATCGTCGAACGGCATCGACACCGAGGTAAGCGGCGGATCCGTCAGCCGAGCCTCGGGCGAATCGTTGAACCCGGCAACGGCCACGTCCTGCGGAACCACGACACCCCGCCCCGAAAGCACTCGCAAAGCCTCCGCCGCAAGCAAATCGCTGCAGGCAACAACCGCGTCGAAGTCCCGCCCCGGCTGCAAACCACGAGCGTCCAGCAGCGCATGCATGGCCGAGGCGCCGGCCCCAGTCCGGGAATCCGCCGGCGTCGAGATCAGCTTTCGGTCCAGCCGAAGCCGACGGCGTGCCAACGTGTCGGCGTACGCGCGCAGGCGTTCGGCGGTGGCCGGGTTCGCGGCGGTGCCGGGGATGAACGCGATCCGGGTTCGGCCGTGGACCTCGATCAGGTGCTCGACGACGGCGCACATCCCGCGATAGCTGTCGAGTACGAGCGGGTCCGCCGCGCCGATCGTGCCGTTCAGGCTGACCAGCGGCAGCCGGGCGAACCGTTCGGCCCAGCGATTGGTACGGCGCTCGTCGGCCGGCAGCTCGAGCGCGGACGTCCAGCAGATCAGGCCGTCGAGCAGCTCGGGATCGACCAGGTCGTAGACGGAGTTCGGCGGCCGCTCGGTCGTACGCACCTCGCCGCCGGGGAAGCAGATCAAGTTGACGTCGTGGCGTTCGGCCGCGTCGAGCACGGCAGACCACAACGTCGCGCCGACGCCCACGGAGACGTTGGCGGTGACCAGGCCGATCGTCAACCGGCGAACGGGATCCGGCGGCGCAACGGCATTCGATTCCGTCATCTGTGCCTCACTCGGCCCCGGGCGGACGGGCGTATCCGCAGCCGGGACTTTGCGTAACATAGCGATCGCAGCGAGTGAGAACAAGGTGTCAGGCAACTGAAATCCCCAGAACCCCGCACATATCGGCAAAGCCGCACAAAACGGCAAGGCCCCCGCACACCAGGTGCGGGGGCCACGTGCCGGTGAGATTGGGGTCAGGCGACCTTGCCCGTACCGGCTCCGCTCTGGACCTTCGACTTCACGGTGCTGGCGGTGTCCAGCGAGTAAGAGTACGGAATGGCCTTGACCGTGCCACCCTGCTGGCCGCCGCCCGAGTTGACGAAGTGGTTGTTGCGGGCGACCAGCGAGCCGGCCGGGGAGGAGCCTTCGCCACGGTGGAAGGGGTCCCGGGTGTTCTCGAAGTAGTTGCCCTCGACCAGGACGCCGGCCTCGATGGTGGAGGCGACGCCGTACCCGCTGACCCCGCCGTAGTAGTTGTTGTAGACGTGCACCGGGTTGCCGAAGCGGACCCGGGGGTGCCGCTGGGTGGTGCCGTCGAACCAGTTGTGGTGGTAGCTGACCCGCAGGTGGCCGCGGTCCTGGCTGCCGTTGTCGTCGCTGTGGCCGAGCAGCATGGCCTTGTCGTGGTTGGCGAACTTGTTCCACGAGACGGTGATGAAGTCCGATCCCCGCTTGATATCGACCGCGCCGTCGTACCCGTTGGAGAAGCTGTTGTGGTCGATCCAGATCTTCATGGAGCTGTCCTGGACGTTGATCGCGTCGTCGGACCAGTTGCGGAAGTTGAGGTTCTGGATGATCACGTTGGTGGCGCCGTCCACGTCCAGGCCGCCGCCGGTGATCCCTGAGCCGGAGCCGACACCGATGACCGTCTTGTTCGACGTGACGTCGTTCATGCCGCTGACCGCGATCATGCCGCTGACCCGGATCACCTTGGCGCCGCTGGCCTTCAGCGCCGAGGTCAGGGCTGACGCGGTGGTCACGGTGACCGCCGAGGCGCTGCCGCCGCCAGTGGTGCCCGCGCCGTACCCGGTCGGCGTTCCGACCGCTACCGCCGTACCGGCCGAGCTGACCAGTAGGGCCGATGCCGAGAGCACCGCAAGGGTGATCGCCAGGCTCTGTCGCTTCGCTGATCTGCGCATGTCGCTTCTCCATTCGCCGCGGACTTGATCGTGGCCTCACGCTAGGGACGGCCGGATGGACTATCGCGACCAAGCTGTGGACTTTGATGGAAAGCGGTTGCCCGGCCAGGCTCGGGCTGTGCCCGGCAGCGGCTAGGCCTTGTAGCGGCTGAGGGTGCGGGAAGTGGCGGCCTGTACGGCGACCGCGAGCGCGCAGGCGACGCCGCCCGAGATGATACTGACGACCG
Encoded here:
- a CDS encoding substrate-binding domain-containing protein, whose protein sequence is MTESNAVAPPDPVRRLTIGLVTANVSVGVGATLWSAVLDAAERHDVNLICFPGGEVRTTERPPNSVYDLVDPELLDGLICWTSALELPADERRTNRWAERFARLPLVSLNGTIGAADPLVLDSYRGMCAVVEHLIEVHGRTRIAFIPGTAANPATAERLRAYADTLARRRLRLDRKLISTPADSRTGAGASAMHALLDARGLQPGRDFDAVVACSDLLAAEALRVLSGRGVVVPQDVAVAGFNDSPEARLTDPPLTSVSMPFDDLGDLAVETLLQRLGDIPVTDRPPPQSNLVIRRSCGCPGSLVAEPDAQLGGLDALPPLPREFLLSAFDQAIDGDSTAFLIEIDRLVRTWATTPDQLDSWAAAIGGLHGRGDPEVVRLIGQARLIVAEAAHRHLEAERWRTDQAARRLRELGNALSSAVDVAALEKVLDRHLPELGIPAWHLSLESRAAVSLAEVLPSGRRYSMVAEPLYVRDELLGFGLFEVGSRDGAVYRALGEQISHTLMEIRLFQDVLDARDSAEQANQAKSGLLASVGEVLREPVVGVLRQLATLRRSVAAMDAPPVELVNGLARIRADAEIQLRVIGNLLDLSRIEIDAVDLSPTLLDPGELLSEVFGQLLRADSVPARLPLIQADRDRLRQALIALRVSTDRLAGKVALTVDVLPPSLRIQLRVVCGYRLPPDSFGAGPEFALPIAQRLIALHDGSLRFEPGPDGGTFQVDLPLPTPSGRRGVTGPTSSLLSVGEAAEAPGIATRLGVDVRRLRTATDNEAIGDLTRPVAVALDLAGLRTEDWPLVRHLHDHPSLRRTPFLVYGRPDAGSRGLTELLAAARPAGATAPVVVADGSCGSRFVRIVEQVLPGHPVLTAADGTTALTSLGPDLPGLLILTKTLPDMSAFDVLDRLAHEGSPVPALVLSSGPITSRDVLRAEPHPRVVLIGEGILSEAELTDLLVRLLAPGHTAAQGSKARVRQAVAYLHQRFHHPISRRQVAEAAGMSEDYLSRVFHRELGLSPWLYLNRLRIQQAKERLRNTNDSVQLVARRVGFRDRAYFSRTFRKLTGISPQAFREGTPTASGG
- a CDS encoding pectate lyase family protein → MRRSAKRQSLAITLAVLSASALLVSSAGTAVAVGTPTGYGAGTTGGGSASAVTVTTASALTSALKASGAKVIRVSGMIAVSGMNDVTSNKTVIGVGSGSGITGGGLDVDGATNVIIQNLNFRNWSDDAINVQDSSMKIWIDHNSFSNGYDGAVDIKRGSDFITVSWNKFANHDKAMLLGHSDDNGSQDRGHLRVSYHHNWFDGTTQRHPRVRFGNPVHVYNNYYGGVSGYGVASTIEAGVLVEGNYFENTRDPFHRGEGSSPAGSLVARNNHFVNSGGGQQGGTVKAIPYSYSLDTASTVKSKVQSGAGTGKVA